A window of Corallococcus macrosporus DSM 14697 contains these coding sequences:
- the pgm gene encoding phosphoglucomutase (alpha-D-glucose-1,6-bisphosphate-dependent) — MAHPLAGKPPPEDFLIDPEKLRAAYFSGRPDVGVPEQRVAFGTSGHRGSSARTSFNEAHILAVTQAVCEYRQQQGIDGPLFLGMDTHALSAPAQRTALEVLAANGVQVRFTDGATPTPVISHAILTYNRGRATGLADGIVITPSHNPPEDGGIKYNPPNGGPADTSVTAVIEQRANALLGAGNAGVQRIPHERARTAPTVKPHDFITPYVEDLGTVIDMEALRGAKLRIGADPLGGSNVAYWEPIAARYGLDLHVVNPTVDPTFRFMPLDHDGKIRMDCSSPHAMANLVRLKDAYDIAFGNDADSDRHGIVTRSLGLMNPNHYLAVAIDYLYRNRPGWKPGTAVGKTLVSSSLIDRVAKDLGRRVVEVPVGFKWFVDGLLDGSLGFGGEESAGASFLRKDGTVWTTDKDGIILDLLAVEILARTGKDPGEHYQALAARFGAPRYTRIDQPATAAQKAALKKLSPEAVKATTLAGEPILQRLTRAPGNDADIGGLKVVAENGWFAARPSGTEDVYKIYAESFRDEAHLQAILQEARAIVGEAFAAT; from the coding sequence ATGGCACACCCGCTCGCTGGCAAGCCCCCTCCGGAAGACTTCCTCATCGACCCCGAGAAGCTGCGCGCCGCGTACTTCTCCGGCCGGCCCGACGTGGGCGTGCCGGAGCAACGCGTGGCCTTCGGCACCTCCGGGCACCGCGGCTCCTCCGCGCGCACCAGCTTCAACGAGGCCCACATCCTGGCGGTGACGCAGGCCGTCTGCGAGTACCGCCAGCAGCAGGGCATCGACGGGCCGCTCTTCCTGGGCATGGACACGCACGCCCTCTCCGCCCCCGCGCAGCGGACGGCGCTGGAGGTGCTGGCGGCCAACGGCGTGCAGGTGCGCTTCACGGACGGCGCCACGCCCACGCCCGTCATCTCCCACGCCATCCTCACCTACAACCGGGGCCGCGCCACGGGCCTGGCGGACGGCATCGTCATCACCCCGTCCCACAACCCGCCGGAGGACGGCGGCATCAAGTACAACCCGCCCAACGGCGGCCCCGCGGACACGAGCGTCACCGCGGTCATCGAGCAGCGCGCCAACGCGCTGCTGGGCGCGGGCAACGCGGGCGTGCAGCGCATCCCCCATGAGCGCGCGCGCACCGCGCCCACGGTGAAGCCCCACGACTTCATCACCCCGTACGTGGAGGACCTGGGCACCGTCATCGACATGGAGGCCCTGCGCGGCGCGAAGCTGCGCATCGGCGCGGACCCGCTGGGCGGCTCCAACGTCGCGTACTGGGAGCCCATCGCCGCGCGCTACGGGCTCGACCTGCATGTGGTGAACCCCACGGTGGACCCGACGTTCCGGTTCATGCCGCTGGACCACGACGGCAAGATTCGAATGGACTGCTCGTCCCCGCACGCCATGGCGAACCTGGTGCGCCTGAAGGACGCGTATGACATCGCGTTCGGCAACGACGCGGACTCGGACCGGCACGGCATCGTCACCCGCAGCCTGGGGCTGATGAACCCCAACCACTACCTGGCCGTGGCCATTGACTACCTCTACCGCAACCGTCCGGGCTGGAAGCCCGGCACCGCGGTGGGCAAGACGCTGGTGAGCAGCAGCCTCATCGACCGCGTGGCGAAGGACCTGGGCCGCCGCGTCGTCGAGGTGCCGGTGGGCTTCAAGTGGTTCGTGGACGGGCTGCTGGACGGCTCGCTGGGCTTCGGCGGCGAGGAGAGCGCCGGCGCGTCCTTCCTCCGCAAGGACGGCACGGTGTGGACCACGGACAAGGACGGCATCATCCTGGACCTGCTGGCGGTGGAAATCCTGGCGCGCACCGGGAAGGACCCGGGCGAGCACTACCAGGCCCTGGCGGCGAGGTTCGGCGCGCCGCGCTACACGCGCATCGACCAGCCGGCCACCGCCGCGCAGAAGGCCGCGCTGAAGAAGCTGTCCCCCGAAGCGGTGAAGGCCACCACGCTGGCCGGTGAGCCCATCCTCCAGCGCCTCACGCGCGCGCCGGGCAACGACGCGGACATCGGCGGGCTGAAGGTGGTGGCGGAGAACGGCTGGTTCGCCGCGCGCCCCTCCGGCACCGAGGACGTGTACAAAATCTACGCGGAGAGCTTCCGCGACGAGGCCCACCTCCAGGCCATCCTCCAGGAGGCGCGCGCCATCGTCGGCGAGGCGTTCGCCGCCACGTGA
- a CDS encoding DoxX family protein, which translates to MSGGKLVLQYVLALLMVAAGLNHFRAPRMYERIMPPSLPFRGPLVFWSGVAEVLLGVGLVIPQTSRLAAWGLIALFIAVFPANLYMARHPERFRKIPPALLWLRLPLQGVLILWAWWYT; encoded by the coding sequence GTGAGCGGCGGGAAGCTGGTCCTCCAGTACGTGCTGGCCCTGCTGATGGTGGCGGCGGGGCTGAACCACTTCCGGGCGCCGCGCATGTACGAGCGCATCATGCCGCCGTCCCTGCCATTCCGCGGGCCGCTGGTGTTCTGGAGCGGCGTGGCGGAGGTGCTGCTGGGCGTGGGCCTGGTCATCCCCCAGACGAGCCGGCTGGCCGCCTGGGGGCTGATCGCCCTGTTCATCGCCGTCTTCCCGGCCAACCTCTACATGGCGCGGCACCCGGAGCGGTTCCGGAAGATTCCCCCCGCCCTCCTCTGGCTGCGGCTCCCCCTCCAGGGCGTCCTCATCCTCTGGGCCTGGTGGTACACCTGA
- the rpoZ gene encoding DNA-directed RNA polymerase subunit omega: MARVTVEDCLPLVDNRFALVLLGAKRARQLMAGARPILEQSKNKPPVLSLREVATGRVKFDRDVREALSGKYQGEEPK, from the coding sequence ATGGCTCGCGTTACCGTCGAAGACTGCCTCCCCCTCGTCGACAACCGGTTCGCGCTGGTGCTGCTCGGCGCCAAGCGCGCGCGGCAGCTCATGGCCGGTGCCCGCCCCATCCTCGAGCAGTCCAAGAACAAGCCCCCCGTGCTGTCCCTGCGCGAGGTGGCCACCGGCCGCGTGAAGTTCGACCGTGACGTGCGCGAGGCGCTGTCCGGCAAGTACCAGGGCGAAGAGCCCAAGTAG
- a CDS encoding NUDIX hydrolase has product MPREASAGGVVIRESAGHWEVAVIRPHGRTLWALPKGHVDPGETPEQTASREVREETGLSVSLMAPLGEIRYVYQFRGQRIFKRVHFFLFRYQEGELGPLPGPRVEVDEVRWVPVVQLVPLLGYKGEKAVASRAVRWLRSQGLLPGAPSPASVAGKEGG; this is encoded by the coding sequence ATGCCACGCGAGGCGTCCGCAGGCGGTGTCGTCATCCGGGAGAGCGCCGGCCACTGGGAGGTGGCCGTCATCCGTCCCCATGGCCGCACCTTGTGGGCGCTGCCCAAGGGGCACGTGGACCCGGGCGAGACGCCCGAGCAGACGGCCAGCCGCGAGGTGCGCGAGGAGACGGGGCTGTCCGTGTCGCTCATGGCCCCGCTGGGCGAGATTCGCTACGTGTACCAGTTCCGCGGACAGCGCATCTTCAAGCGCGTCCACTTCTTCCTGTTCCGCTATCAGGAGGGAGAGCTGGGGCCGCTGCCGGGGCCGCGCGTCGAGGTGGACGAGGTGCGCTGGGTGCCGGTGGTCCAGTTGGTGCCACTGCTGGGCTACAAGGGAGAGAAGGCCGTCGCCTCACGGGCGGTGCGCTGGTTGCGCTCCCAGGGCCTGCTCCCCGGAGCCCCCTCCCCGGCGAGCGTTGCCGGGAAGGAAGGGGGCTGA
- the groES gene encoding co-chaperone GroES produces MKIRPLQDRLIVKRVAEENKTKGGLFIPDTAKEKPLEGKVVAVGNGKVQEDGKVRPLDIKAGDTILFSKYAGTEIKLDGEEHLILREEDVLGVIEK; encoded by the coding sequence ATGAAGATTCGTCCCCTGCAGGATCGGCTCATCGTCAAGCGCGTCGCCGAGGAGAACAAGACCAAGGGCGGCCTCTTCATCCCCGACACGGCGAAGGAGAAGCCCCTGGAGGGCAAGGTCGTCGCCGTGGGCAACGGCAAGGTGCAGGAGGATGGCAAGGTCCGTCCGCTGGACATCAAGGCCGGCGACACCATCCTGTTCAGCAAGTACGCGGGCACCGAGATCAAGCTCGACGGCGAGGAGCACCTCATCCTGCGTGAAGAGGATGTGCTCGGCGTCATCGAGAAGTAA
- the groL gene encoding chaperonin GroEL (60 kDa chaperone family; promotes refolding of misfolded polypeptides especially under stressful conditions; forms two stacked rings of heptamers to form a barrel-shaped 14mer; ends can be capped by GroES; misfolded proteins enter the barrel where they are refolded when GroES binds), with amino-acid sequence MAKDILFDVRAREAILRGVNILADAVKVTLGPKGRNVVIEKSFGSPTITKDGVTVAKEIELENKFENMGAQMVKEVASKTSDVAGDGTTTATVLAQAIFREGAKLVAAGHNPMEIKRGIDKAVATIVAELKKLAKPTKDKKEIAQVGTISANGDETIGTIIADAMEKVGKEGVITVEEAKGLETTLDVVEGMQFDRGYLSPYFVTDPERMEAALNDALILINEKKISSMKDLLPILEQVARAGKPLLIIAEDIEGEALATLVVNKIRGVLNVCAVKAPGFGDRRKAMLEDIATLTGGKMIAEDLGIKLDTITLQDLGRAKRLTVDKDNTTIVDGAGSQQEIEARVKQIRAQIEETSSDYDREKLQERLAKLVGGVAVINVGAATETEMKEKKARVEDALNATRAAVEEGVVPGGGVAYIRCLKALEGLQLTGGEKFGVDIIRRSLEEPLRQIVGNGGLEGSVVVNKVKESTGPFGFNAATGAYEDLLAAGVIDPAKVSRTALQNAASVSSLMLTTEAMVAERPKEEKDLPAGGGMGGMGGMGGMGGMGM; translated from the coding sequence ATGGCGAAGGACATTCTTTTCGACGTGCGCGCGCGTGAGGCCATCCTCCGCGGCGTCAACATCCTGGCCGACGCGGTCAAGGTCACCCTGGGCCCCAAGGGCCGCAACGTGGTCATCGAGAAGAGCTTCGGCTCTCCGACCATCACCAAGGACGGTGTGACGGTCGCCAAGGAGATCGAGCTCGAGAACAAGTTCGAGAACATGGGCGCGCAGATGGTCAAGGAGGTCGCCTCCAAGACGTCTGACGTCGCCGGTGACGGCACCACCACGGCCACCGTGCTGGCGCAGGCCATCTTCCGCGAGGGCGCGAAGCTGGTCGCCGCGGGCCACAACCCGATGGAGATCAAGCGCGGCATCGACAAGGCCGTGGCCACCATCGTCGCCGAGCTGAAGAAGCTGGCCAAGCCGACCAAGGACAAGAAGGAGATTGCCCAGGTCGGTACCATCTCCGCCAACGGTGACGAGACGATCGGCACCATCATCGCGGACGCGATGGAGAAGGTGGGCAAGGAAGGCGTCATCACCGTCGAGGAGGCCAAGGGCCTGGAGACGACGCTGGACGTGGTCGAGGGCATGCAGTTCGACCGCGGCTACCTGTCCCCGTACTTCGTGACGGACCCGGAGCGCATGGAGGCGGCGCTCAACGACGCGCTCATCCTCATCAACGAGAAGAAGATCTCCTCGATGAAGGACCTCCTGCCCATCCTGGAGCAGGTCGCCCGCGCCGGGAAGCCGCTGCTCATCATCGCCGAGGACATCGAGGGCGAGGCCCTGGCCACCCTGGTGGTCAACAAGATCCGCGGCGTGCTGAACGTGTGCGCGGTGAAGGCCCCCGGCTTTGGTGACCGCCGCAAGGCCATGCTCGAGGACATCGCCACCCTGACGGGCGGCAAGATGATCGCCGAGGACCTGGGCATCAAGCTGGACACCATCACCCTCCAGGACCTGGGCCGGGCGAAGCGCCTCACGGTGGACAAGGACAACACCACCATCGTGGACGGCGCCGGCAGCCAGCAGGAGATCGAGGCGCGCGTGAAGCAGATCCGCGCCCAGATTGAAGAGACCTCCAGCGATTACGACCGCGAGAAGCTCCAGGAGCGCCTGGCGAAGCTCGTGGGCGGCGTGGCCGTCATCAACGTCGGCGCGGCCACCGAGACGGAGATGAAGGAGAAGAAGGCCCGCGTCGAGGACGCGCTCAACGCGACCCGCGCGGCCGTGGAAGAGGGCGTCGTCCCTGGCGGCGGCGTGGCCTACATCCGCTGCCTCAAGGCGCTGGAAGGCCTGCAGCTCACGGGGGGTGAGAAGTTCGGCGTGGACATCATCCGCCGCTCGCTCGAGGAGCCCCTGCGTCAGATCGTCGGCAACGGCGGCCTGGAGGGCAGCGTGGTGGTGAACAAGGTCAAGGAGTCCACCGGTCCGTTCGGCTTCAACGCCGCCACGGGCGCCTACGAGGACCTGCTGGCCGCCGGCGTCATCGACCCGGCCAAGGTCAGCCGCACCGCGCTGCAGAACGCGGCGTCCGTGTCCTCGCTGATGCTCACCACCGAGGCCATGGTGGCGGAGCGTCCGAAGGAGGAGAAGGACCTCCCCGCCGGCGGTGGCATGGGCGGGATGGGTGGCATGGGCGGGATGGGCGGCATGGGCATGTAG
- the grxC gene encoding glutaredoxin 3 codes for MKPVKIFTTTYCGYCVRAKDLLKRKGVDYEEVDVTGDDDLRARLVEMSGGQRTVPQIFIGDTHVGGYSDLSRLDSEGRLEPMLQA; via the coding sequence GTGAAGCCCGTGAAGATTTTTACGACCACCTACTGTGGCTACTGCGTCCGCGCCAAGGACCTGCTCAAGCGCAAGGGCGTGGATTACGAGGAGGTGGACGTCACCGGAGACGATGACCTGCGCGCCAGGCTCGTGGAGATGAGCGGCGGCCAGCGCACCGTGCCGCAAATCTTCATCGGCGACACGCACGTCGGCGGCTACTCGGACCTGTCCCGCCTGGACTCCGAGGGCCGCCTGGAGCCGATGCTCCAGGCCTGA
- a CDS encoding sigma 54-interacting transcriptional regulator yields the protein MDRPEVTQTTQTEQEGRTTRIPIPEWTVEVVSGPDKGKKVKTQDGLVRVGSDSAADLVLTDATVSRRHLEVERTSRGLLLRDTGSRNGTFLDGRQVVQAYLTSGDKVELGKTKLSVKVAPRPTEVEVAGAESFGALVGASEKMRWVFTELRRIAREDMSLLVEGETGTGKELAARAVHQHSARRHGPFKVVDCNLISEEKAERELFGGLRAGDGEDREARGVFEAARGGTLFMDEVGELPMSVQGKLLRVLETREVPSLDGQPVAVDVRVIASTHRNLEEDVRQGRFRADLYFRLAVARVRLPPLRTRRDDLPSLAQALAQTLRASITLTPQTLALFEGYDWPGNVRELRNVLERGALMEETGNSSWLDFLAQPSRRLEGQAPTTQVATLVGTLPYHEAKDRVLADFERLYFAEVMKSVGFDMKAAEQRTGLSMQSLYRLLKKNGLRLKDLKNAEGLEK from the coding sequence ATGGATAGGCCCGAGGTCACCCAGACCACTCAGACGGAGCAGGAAGGACGCACCACCCGCATCCCCATCCCCGAATGGACGGTGGAGGTCGTCTCCGGTCCGGACAAGGGCAAGAAGGTGAAGACGCAGGACGGCCTGGTCCGCGTGGGCTCCGACAGCGCCGCGGACCTGGTGCTCACGGACGCCACGGTGAGCCGCCGCCACCTGGAGGTGGAGCGCACCTCGCGAGGCCTGCTGCTGCGCGACACCGGCAGCCGCAACGGCACCTTCCTGGATGGCCGGCAGGTGGTGCAGGCCTACCTGACGAGCGGCGACAAGGTGGAGCTGGGCAAGACGAAGCTCTCCGTGAAGGTCGCCCCGCGCCCCACCGAGGTGGAAGTGGCGGGCGCGGAGTCCTTCGGCGCGCTGGTGGGCGCCTCGGAGAAGATGCGTTGGGTCTTCACGGAGCTGCGCCGCATCGCCCGCGAGGACATGAGCCTGCTCGTGGAGGGTGAGACGGGCACCGGCAAGGAGCTGGCGGCGCGCGCGGTGCACCAGCACTCCGCGCGGCGCCACGGCCCCTTCAAGGTGGTGGACTGCAACCTCATCTCCGAGGAGAAGGCGGAGCGCGAGCTCTTCGGCGGCCTGCGCGCGGGTGACGGCGAGGACCGCGAGGCGCGCGGCGTCTTCGAGGCGGCCCGGGGCGGCACCCTCTTCATGGACGAGGTGGGCGAGCTGCCCATGTCCGTGCAGGGCAAGCTGCTGCGCGTGCTGGAGACGCGCGAGGTGCCGTCGCTGGATGGCCAGCCGGTGGCGGTGGACGTGCGCGTCATCGCCTCCACCCACCGGAACCTGGAGGAGGACGTGCGCCAGGGCCGCTTCCGCGCGGACCTGTACTTCCGGCTCGCGGTGGCGCGCGTGCGCCTGCCGCCCCTGCGCACCCGGCGGGACGATTTGCCCTCGCTGGCCCAGGCCCTGGCCCAGACGCTGCGCGCCAGCATCACCCTCACGCCCCAGACGCTGGCCCTCTTCGAGGGCTACGACTGGCCGGGCAACGTGCGCGAGCTGCGCAACGTGCTGGAGCGCGGCGCCCTCATGGAGGAGACGGGCAACAGCAGCTGGCTGGACTTCCTGGCCCAGCCGTCGCGGCGCCTGGAGGGACAGGCCCCCACCACCCAGGTGGCCACGCTGGTGGGCACCCTGCCCTACCACGAGGCCAAGGACCGGGTGCTGGCCGACTTCGAGCGGCTCTACTTCGCCGAGGTCATGAAATCCGTGGGCTTCGACATGAAGGCCGCGGAGCAGCGCACCGGCCTGTCCATGCAGAGCCTTTATCGCCTTTTGAAAAAGAACGGGCTTCGGCTCAAGGACCTCAAGAACGCCGAGGGCCTGGAGAAGTAA
- the smc gene encoding chromosome segregation protein SMC: MRIKRLDITGFKSFMERSVFTFDEGVTGIVGPNGCGKSNVVDAIRWVMGEQSAKNLRGRGMEDVIFNGSENKPPLSMAEVSLTFIVDDTDQLAPQYQGFSEVTVTRRLFRNGDSEYLINKTLCRLLDITELFLGTGVGTKAYSIIEQGRVGLIVSSKPEDRRHLLEEAAGVTKYKARRKAAERKMEATDANLLRVTDITNELEKRLDALSRQAKKAEKYKKLKARMRDIDLHAATHRQLELMAEKKMLQSRLENLGSEERESLDRVKELEETITRRRAELEAETAALQALAAEVHTLESSLQRDTQEMTYGKRDLEETRARVAAAQVELDGLLARKAEMSEAMAAREAELSGIAGSWKEDEVAMQVAQEELRRVSQLQTEVALRLEQERAGLVAVATRLANHESNLVNLARQRSDLEARRAKLQGELETLRAQELSLENVRGDVARRVEDTRHLAAELAERKGQEEDALVRTRAAFTENEIEVIALREELSDKRSRLSTLEDIQKNYDGFDRGVRAVMTRAGMQAREQGIFGLVADVINVTPRYERAVEAALGERLQHVIVESRDKGVELVEYLKGHAEGRGSFLPVPALDALPAPLEPDFSRPGVLAHALREVTCEEALTPLVQLLLGDVVVVQDVAAARAWSESGGPMCTLVTVEGEVFRPDGTIVGGEREGAAVGALQKKREIAELATEVARVEERYNEILTRHYTLQKQMGHAEGVLKGLAKNQHAEELNLASQEKDLHKAGEDLARVRERVRALEVEEGQLTLSHQALEHEEEASRGEVAHGQADREGREERVKQLVAEQETLRQRAETANGELTGLRIKVAAGSERGESARKELDSLVTQRQDMETRIARLQATVVEGGARAEELERRTADTEGGLSQRAEEHRLAAEGLEKRRAAHTAASAEVREQDATFRELRGRVDELMQGLSQISLREREIALELEHLAAGIRERHQVELANELHQYHLLPALAPETEAELKDLRAQVEKMGEINLTAIDEHAELSKRYDFLTAQKKDLQSSIEQLKDAIQRIDATSRERFKQTFDVVNEKFQAIFPRLFGGGRASLILTNEGPGQEPGVEIVAQPPGKKLQSVNLLSGGEKALTAVGLIFGIFLIKPTPFCLLDEVDAPLDEGNVGRYNDMVKEMSKQSQFILITHNKRTMEVSNTLYGVTMEEPGISKLVSVRMREAGAANDDKVTAA, encoded by the coding sequence ATGCGAATCAAGCGGTTGGACATCACCGGCTTCAAGTCCTTCATGGAACGGAGCGTCTTCACGTTCGACGAAGGCGTGACGGGCATCGTCGGGCCCAACGGCTGCGGCAAGTCCAACGTCGTGGACGCCATCCGCTGGGTGATGGGTGAGCAGAGCGCGAAGAACCTCCGTGGCCGCGGCATGGAGGACGTCATCTTCAACGGCTCGGAGAACAAGCCGCCGCTGTCCATGGCGGAGGTGTCGCTCACGTTCATCGTGGATGACACGGACCAGCTCGCGCCCCAGTACCAGGGCTTCTCCGAAGTCACGGTGACGCGGCGCCTGTTCCGCAACGGCGACTCCGAGTACCTCATCAACAAGACGCTGTGCCGCCTGCTGGACATCACCGAGCTGTTCCTCGGCACGGGCGTGGGCACCAAGGCGTACTCCATCATCGAGCAGGGCCGCGTGGGCCTCATCGTGTCCAGCAAGCCCGAGGACCGGCGCCACCTGCTGGAGGAGGCCGCGGGCGTCACCAAGTACAAGGCCCGCCGCAAGGCCGCCGAGCGCAAGATGGAGGCGACCGACGCCAACCTGCTGCGCGTCACCGACATCACCAACGAGCTGGAGAAGCGGCTGGACGCGCTGTCGCGCCAGGCGAAGAAGGCGGAGAAGTACAAGAAGCTCAAGGCGCGCATGCGGGACATCGACCTGCACGCGGCCACCCACCGCCAGTTGGAGCTGATGGCGGAGAAGAAGATGCTCCAGTCGCGGCTGGAGAACCTGGGCTCCGAGGAGCGGGAGAGCCTGGACCGGGTGAAGGAGCTGGAGGAGACGATTACGCGCCGCCGCGCGGAGCTGGAGGCGGAGACGGCCGCGCTCCAGGCGCTCGCCGCGGAGGTGCACACGCTGGAGAGCTCCCTGCAGCGCGACACGCAGGAGATGACCTACGGCAAGCGCGACCTGGAGGAGACGCGGGCCCGCGTGGCCGCCGCCCAGGTGGAGCTGGACGGGCTGCTCGCGCGCAAGGCGGAGATGTCCGAGGCCATGGCCGCCCGCGAGGCGGAGCTGTCCGGCATCGCCGGCTCGTGGAAGGAGGACGAGGTCGCGATGCAGGTGGCGCAGGAGGAGCTGCGCCGCGTGTCCCAGCTCCAGACGGAGGTGGCGCTGCGCCTGGAGCAGGAGCGCGCCGGCCTGGTGGCCGTGGCCACGCGCCTGGCCAACCACGAGAGCAACCTGGTCAACCTCGCCCGTCAGCGGAGCGACTTGGAGGCCCGCCGCGCGAAGCTCCAGGGGGAGCTGGAGACGCTGCGCGCGCAGGAGCTGTCGCTGGAGAACGTCCGGGGTGACGTGGCCAGGCGGGTGGAGGACACCCGGCACCTCGCCGCGGAGCTGGCCGAGCGCAAGGGCCAGGAGGAGGACGCGCTCGTCCGCACCCGCGCGGCCTTCACGGAGAACGAAATCGAGGTCATCGCGCTGCGCGAGGAGCTGAGCGACAAGCGCAGCCGCCTCTCCACGCTGGAGGACATCCAGAAGAACTACGACGGCTTCGACCGCGGCGTGCGCGCCGTGATGACGCGCGCCGGCATGCAGGCCCGCGAGCAGGGCATCTTCGGCCTGGTGGCGGACGTCATCAACGTCACCCCGCGCTACGAGCGCGCGGTGGAGGCCGCCCTGGGTGAGCGGCTCCAGCACGTCATCGTGGAGAGCCGCGACAAGGGCGTGGAGCTGGTGGAGTACCTCAAGGGCCACGCCGAGGGCCGGGGCAGCTTCCTCCCGGTGCCCGCGCTGGACGCGCTGCCGGCCCCGCTGGAGCCGGACTTCAGCCGGCCCGGCGTGTTGGCGCACGCGCTGCGCGAAGTCACCTGTGAGGAGGCGCTGACGCCGCTGGTGCAGCTCCTGCTGGGGGACGTCGTCGTGGTCCAGGACGTGGCCGCGGCGCGCGCCTGGTCCGAGTCCGGCGGCCCCATGTGCACGCTGGTGACGGTGGAGGGCGAGGTGTTCCGCCCGGACGGCACCATCGTCGGCGGTGAGCGCGAGGGCGCGGCGGTGGGCGCGCTGCAGAAGAAGCGCGAAATCGCCGAGCTGGCCACCGAGGTGGCCCGCGTGGAGGAGCGCTACAACGAGATTCTCACCCGGCACTACACGCTCCAGAAGCAGATGGGGCACGCGGAGGGCGTCCTCAAGGGGCTGGCGAAGAATCAGCACGCCGAGGAGCTGAACCTCGCCAGCCAGGAGAAGGACCTGCACAAGGCGGGCGAGGACCTGGCCCGCGTGCGCGAGCGGGTGCGGGCCCTGGAGGTGGAGGAGGGGCAGCTCACCCTGAGCCACCAGGCGCTGGAGCACGAGGAGGAGGCCAGCCGCGGCGAGGTGGCGCACGGCCAGGCGGACCGCGAGGGCCGCGAGGAGCGGGTGAAGCAGCTCGTGGCCGAGCAGGAGACGCTGCGCCAGCGCGCGGAGACGGCCAACGGCGAGCTGACGGGCCTGCGCATCAAGGTGGCCGCCGGCAGCGAGCGCGGCGAGTCCGCCCGCAAGGAGCTGGACAGCCTCGTCACCCAGCGCCAGGACATGGAGACGCGCATCGCCCGGCTCCAGGCCACGGTGGTGGAGGGAGGGGCGCGCGCCGAGGAGCTGGAGCGGCGCACGGCGGACACCGAGGGCGGCCTGTCCCAGCGCGCCGAGGAGCACCGGCTGGCCGCGGAGGGGCTGGAGAAGCGCCGCGCGGCGCACACCGCGGCCTCCGCGGAGGTGCGTGAGCAGGACGCCACGTTCCGCGAGCTGCGCGGCCGCGTGGACGAGCTGATGCAGGGCCTGTCGCAGATTTCGCTGCGCGAGCGTGAAATCGCGCTGGAGCTGGAGCACCTGGCGGCGGGCATCCGCGAGCGGCACCAGGTGGAGCTGGCGAACGAGCTGCACCAGTACCACCTGCTGCCCGCGCTGGCCCCGGAGACGGAGGCGGAGCTGAAGGACTTGCGCGCGCAGGTGGAGAAGATGGGGGAGATCAACCTCACCGCCATCGACGAGCACGCGGAGCTGTCCAAGCGCTACGACTTCCTCACGGCGCAGAAGAAGGACCTGCAGTCCTCCATCGAGCAGCTCAAGGACGCCATCCAGCGCATCGACGCCACCAGCCGCGAGCGCTTCAAGCAGACCTTCGACGTGGTGAACGAGAAGTTCCAGGCCATCTTCCCGCGCCTGTTCGGCGGCGGGCGGGCCAGCCTCATCCTCACCAACGAGGGCCCCGGCCAGGAGCCGGGCGTGGAAATCGTCGCGCAGCCGCCCGGCAAGAAGCTGCAGAGCGTCAACCTGCTGTCCGGTGGCGAGAAGGCCCTCACCGCCGTGGGCCTCATCTTCGGCATCTTCCTCATCAAGCCGACGCCCTTCTGCCTCCTCGACGAGGTCGACGCGCCGCTGGATGAGGGCAACGTGGGCCGCTACAACGACATGGTGAAGGAGATGAGCAAGCAGTCGCAGTTCATCCTCATCACCCACAACAAGCGGACCATGGAGGTCTCCAACACCCTCTACGGCGTCACCATGGAGGAGCCGGGCATCTCCAAGCTGGTCAGCGTGCGCATGCGCGAGGCGGGCGCGGCCAACGACGACAAGGTGACGGCGGCGTAG